Proteins from one Oscillatoria nigro-viridis PCC 7112 genomic window:
- a CDS encoding response regulator transcription factor, with product MSDKFPHPPNPRLKMLIVEDGTACSIDLLYRQFRRKYQVFRAESGPAALEILAREGEVAVIICDEPTPQMSVTEFLRLTAVQYPDTSQIMLISYTEHFFEAIEAGQLCHYIPKPWNPEELNVFVSRLVDTYTLRKARTNELPQRGESAEQARQAEFQARRDAIPRLLGMGLSVEQVAEALSLSVEEVTDNAGG from the coding sequence ATGTCGGATAAATTTCCCCACCCACCAAATCCTCGCCTAAAAATGCTGATCGTTGAGGATGGAACGGCTTGTAGTATTGACTTGCTTTACCGCCAGTTCCGTCGCAAATATCAAGTATTCAGGGCAGAATCAGGTCCCGCCGCCCTAGAAATCTTGGCAAGGGAAGGAGAAGTTGCCGTCATTATCTGCGATGAGCCGACGCCCCAAATGAGCGTGACTGAGTTCCTCCGTCTGACGGCGGTACAGTACCCCGATACGAGCCAAATTATGTTAATTAGTTATACGGAACATTTCTTTGAAGCTATTGAGGCTGGCCAACTATGCCATTACATTCCTAAGCCTTGGAATCCCGAAGAGCTTAACGTTTTCGTCAGTAGACTGGTTGATACTTACACTCTCCGGAAAGCGCGCACCAATGAACTGCCACAGCGAGGCGAGAGTGCAGAGCAGGCACGACAAGCTGAATTTCAGGCAAGAAGGGATGCAATTCCCCGGTTGTTGGGAATGGGTTTGAGTGTCGAACAAGTGGCGGAGGCGTTAAGTTTATCCGTGGAGGAAGTGACGGATAATGCTGGCGGGTGA
- a CDS encoding type II toxin-antitoxin system RelE/ParE family toxin, protein MKIGWTPKPIRTFKKLVCKNPQLRLLIEATLELLSEDCFNPSLRTQKLTGDLSGIWSCSIDYDHRILFEFVTDPEDEEEAILLLKMGSHDEVY, encoded by the coding sequence ATGAAAATTGGTTGGACTCCCAAACCTATTCGTACTTTCAAAAAGTTAGTTTGTAAAAATCCTCAGCTTCGCCTTTTAATTGAAGCTACGCTTGAACTTTTGTCTGAAGACTGCTTTAACCCCAGCTTGCGAACTCAAAAACTGACAGGAGATTTATCGGGTATCTGGTCGTGTTCAATAGATTACGATCATCGGATTTTATTTGAGTTTGTGACCGATCCAGAAGATGAGGAGGAAGCTATTTTATTGCTCAAAATGGGTTCTCATGATGAAGTCTATTAA